The DNA segment TTAAGGGGTATTTATGAATGAAATTTTGGTATTTTTTCTAGTTATAGTTGTGCTTTTAGTTGGCACAGTAATCGCCATTTACAACTCCTTAATAGCAAAGCAAAATCAAGTAAAAAACATAAACGCAAGTGTTGATGTCGCACTTAAAAATCGATATGATTTAATACCAAATTTAGTAGCTACCGTAAAACAATACGCAACGCACGAAAACGAGCTTTTAACAAAGGTAGTAGAGCTTAGAAGCAGAGCCATAAACGCTGTGGGTATTGAAAATTTTAAAACAAACAACGAAATAAGCGCCACTCTTGGTGGCATAAAAATACTAGCAGAGAGCTATCCTGAGCTAAAAGCTAGTGAAAATTTCATACACCTACAAAAGAGCCTAAACGAGGTTGAGGCGCAAATTGGTGCGGCAAGACGTGCGTATAATTCAGCTGTTATGGTTTATAACAACGCAGTTCAGATGTTTCCAAGCAATATCATCGCAAATATGTTTAAATTTAGCCTTCAAGAGTTTTTTGAAGCTCCAGAAGCCGAACAAAAAACTCTTGATATTAAAGAACTTTTTAGATGAACTCTTGGCTTTTAGGGCTTGAGCTACAAAGACAAAAAAGCCTTAAAAAAGCAAAATTGCCCTATTTATCATCGTTTTTTTAGCCATTATTTTATGTATTTTAAACTATTTTTTAGTAAAAGATTACGATCCAGCTGGATTTTTCATACTTATTTTTATGGCCTCTGTAACGCTTTATAGCTATCTAAATGTGCGTTTTACAAAAAATATAAGAGCGGACTTTAAAGAGTATGTTATGCCTAAAATTTTAAAAGAGATCGAGCCAAATTTAAGCTATCAAAGGCAAAATTTTATAGATCAAAATGAGTTTTTTGCGACTGAAATTTTTAGTACAGACTACTCAAAATACAGCGGAAACGATCTAATGGTTGGCAAAGTAGAAGATGTTTTGGTTAAATTTAGCGATGTTTTAATCAAAAAAGAAATTCAAAACGATAAGCAAAAAGACGAAATAGTCGTATTTTGTGGTATATGCTTCATAGCTAAATTTAACAAAAAGATAAAAGCCACGACACAAGTTATAGACAAAATGGCAAAATTCTCTTTTGGTAGCGGAGAAAAAGCCGTAATGGACGATATTTTATTTGAAAGATATTTTAGGACCTACACGCACGATCAAGTCGTAGCTAGATACCTGCTAACGCCAAAATTTATGCAAAACCTATGCAAACTAAAAGAGCTATTTAAAGCCCCGGTTTGTGCTGTTTTTATGGGCGAAAATTTGTATTTATATATAGACTTAAGGCGTGATAGCTTTGAGCTTGATATGAAAAAACCAATAGATATTGATAGGTTAAACGCTTATAAAAGTGAGGTGAAAATTTTTATAGATATCGTGAAGGTGCTAAATTTAAATGATGATCTGTTTGTGGTTAGCCAAAAGGCTAACCAAAGTGTTACTGACCAAGTATCAGTGAGATAAGTCCGATTTTATCGTTTATCATAATATCCATGTATTTGCTAGGATCAAACTTCATATAGCTAACAAAACCTTTGTTTTCATCAGGTTTTATCATGCCCATTTCAAGTAGTGAAGCTTCGATATTTTCTGCGTTTTCTAAGCCTTTAAAAAACTCGGCAAAATTTGTATTTATATGTAGTTTTGCGTCAAACCTTAAAGTACCAAGGATAGAGAAAATATCCGCATTTTGTGCTATATCACCTTCTACAAATGCATTAGAGCTGAAATTTAGCTCATTGCCACTTTCATTTTTTAGACTAAATTTAGTTATGTCAAATCTAGGCTTAAATGAGAAAAATTCTCTTAAACCACTAATTGATAACTCCATATCATCGCTATAAGTTGCATTAATCAACTTCTCGTATGACTTCATATTCATATTTTTCATACTTGTCTTAAGCAAAAGCTCTTTTAACTTTATGCCATTTATCTCAAGAGTTTTTGTACTATATTCACCATCTGATGCCATTAAACCCTTTGCTTCATCAGCCCAAGAAGCATTTTCACTATATTTAAAATCATCAAATTTTATACTATCAGCTTCTTTTATGGTAAAAGTATCAACCTTTATGTCATTTTTATATGGGTATGAAAACAATTTAATATAGCTAAAATCATTAAGACTTACAGGCTCTTTATACTCCAAATCGTAGCTTAAATTTTTAATCTGAGCAGCAAACTCACTATCATCTAAATTAATATTTTTAATGCTTGATTTGAGTGATTTTATGCTATTTTGAGCTGCTAAAACTTCAAAATTTATGCTCTGGGTCTTTACATTTTTGCCATCTTCTTTAAAATTTACATCTGCAAATTTAATCTTAAAATCTTTCTTTTCATCTAAAGTTGCTATCATATCAACACTGGCAATAACGTTTGAGCCAATCGCTTTTTTAAGCGTATCTTGCATATCCTCGTTTACAACTTTTACATTTGTTGATGACTTAAAACCAGATACGAATGATAGCGGACTGTGAGAAATTTTCGTATCCAAATTTAACTTAAGCTCATCTCCGCTAGGCTCGGTATCCTCATATCCAAATTTTGTAAGAACATCTGCTTGGCTGATTTTTAAATCAAAAGAACCCTTAGATTCAAAAAGACCTGAAGTATATTTTTTGTTTTCAACTTTTAAATTAAGCTCTTTTTCTACATAAGAGACAAATTTGTTATATTCCTCCTGCACCTTTTTTCCTGCAAAGTAACTACCACCAAGTGCCAAAGCACCAACTAAAACTAGAAAAAATAAAATTTTCTTCATCTATTTCCTTGCCCTTGAATTTTTCTTTGTTATTTTTTGTAAAAATAGCCATATACCACCGAGTAACATAATCATAAAAATAGGCATAATATAGCTTCTATCGCCGACATAATCGCCTATGCTCATAAGTAAACTACCAGCAAAAAAACTAGCAAGTCCTATAGCGACAGCCCAAACTACTGATGAGACGATATTTAAAATCGTAAATTTCTTAAATGGATATTTTGTAAGACCGATTGCTATTGGAACAAGGGTTTTTAAGCCGTAAACATATTTCTGTA comes from the Campylobacter mucosalis genome and includes:
- a CDS encoding DUF945 family protein, giving the protein MKKILFFLVLVGALALGGSYFAGKKVQEEYNKFVSYVEKELNLKVENKKYTSGLFESKGSFDLKISQADVLTKFGYEDTEPSGDELKLNLDTKISHSPLSFVSGFKSSTNVKVVNEDMQDTLKKAIGSNVIASVDMIATLDEKKDFKIKFADVNFKEDGKNVKTQSINFEVLAAQNSIKSLKSSIKNINLDDSEFAAQIKNLSYDLEYKEPVSLNDFSYIKLFSYPYKNDIKVDTFTIKEADSIKFDDFKYSENASWADEAKGLMASDGEYSTKTLEINGIKLKELLLKTSMKNMNMKSYEKLINATYSDDMELSISGLREFFSFKPRFDITKFSLKNESGNELNFSSNAFVEGDIAQNADIFSILGTLRFDAKLHINTNFAEFFKGLENAENIEASLLEMGMIKPDENKGFVSYMKFDPSKYMDIMINDKIGLISLILGQ
- a CDS encoding LemA family protein is translated as MNEILVFFLVIVVLLVGTVIAIYNSLIAKQNQVKNINASVDVALKNRYDLIPNLVATVKQYATHENELLTKVVELRSRAINAVGIENFKTNNEISATLGGIKILAESYPELKASENFIHLQKSLNEVEAQIGAARRAYNSAVMVYNNAVQMFPSNIIANMFKFSLQEFFEAPEAEQKTLDIKELFR
- a CDS encoding DUF3137 domain-containing protein; this translates as MASVTLYSYLNVRFTKNIRADFKEYVMPKILKEIEPNLSYQRQNFIDQNEFFATEIFSTDYSKYSGNDLMVGKVEDVLVKFSDVLIKKEIQNDKQKDEIVVFCGICFIAKFNKKIKATTQVIDKMAKFSFGSGEKAVMDDILFERYFRTYTHDQVVARYLLTPKFMQNLCKLKELFKAPVCAVFMGENLYLYIDLRRDSFELDMKKPIDIDRLNAYKSEVKIFIDIVKVLNLNDDLFVVSQKANQSVTDQVSVR